One segment of Senegalia massiliensis DNA contains the following:
- a CDS encoding tyrosine-type recombinase/integrase has translation MPKTRTKANGEGTIYTQTRNNKKYYRGQIAIGYDEKGNLIRKSFSGYDKKDVLKRMNEYQYKMNTGLISEDDKITLQEWFYTWLFEFRKIDLKPSSFERYEGIYRNYIENSPIAKKKLADIRPAHIQKYMNTLLETKPISTVHTVSKFLSTCLNEAVKQNYIQKNHCKSIKLPKRVKEESFTVFTLDEQKQFIESIKNHKYQMAFLLNLGTGLRLGELLALKWDDIDFDNNTVNINKALKRVTFVDKEGKRNNKIIEQTPKTESSNRTVPIPDNIINKLKKYKVKQLETKLKNKEFYEEKNYIFCDKYGHPLDPKNIPRNFKSILKKAGIREIKYHSLRHTYATRLFEADVPIKTVQSLLGHSDITTTMNIYTHVTKEKKSEAADKINNLFSVQ, from the coding sequence TTGCCAAAGACAAGAACAAAAGCTAATGGAGAAGGTACTATATATACTCAAACAAGGAATAATAAAAAATATTATAGAGGCCAAATTGCTATAGGATATGATGAAAAAGGAAATTTAATAAGAAAATCCTTCTCTGGATATGACAAAAAAGATGTTCTCAAAAGAATGAATGAATATCAATACAAAATGAATACAGGATTAATATCAGAAGATGATAAAATAACTCTTCAGGAATGGTTTTATACCTGGTTATTTGAATTTAGAAAAATAGATTTAAAACCTTCAAGCTTTGAAAGGTATGAAGGAATATATAGAAACTATATAGAAAATTCTCCTATAGCAAAAAAGAAACTTGCTGATATTAGACCAGCTCATATACAAAAATATATGAATACTCTTTTGGAAACTAAACCTATATCTACAGTTCATACAGTAAGCAAATTTTTAAGTACTTGTTTAAATGAAGCAGTAAAGCAAAACTATATACAAAAGAATCACTGTAAGAGTATTAAGTTACCAAAAAGAGTTAAAGAAGAATCATTTACTGTTTTTACACTTGACGAACAAAAACAATTCATAGAATCTATTAAAAACCATAAATATCAAATGGCATTTTTATTAAATTTAGGTACTGGATTAAGATTAGGTGAGTTATTAGCACTCAAATGGGATGATATAGATTTTGATAACAATACAGTAAATATAAATAAAGCTTTAAAAAGAGTAACCTTTGTAGATAAAGAAGGAAAAAGAAATAATAAGATAATAGAACAAACTCCTAAAACAGAATCAAGTAATAGAACTGTACCTATACCAGATAATATAATAAATAAACTTAAAAAATACAAAGTAAAACAACTAGAAACAAAATTAAAAAACAAGGAATTTTATGAAGAGAAAAATTATATTTTCTGTGATAAATATGGTCATCCTTTAGATCCTAAGAATATACCTAGAAACTTTAAATCTATACTTAAAAAAGCAGGCATTAGAGAGATTAAATATCATTCACTAAGGCATACATATGCCACAAGACTTTTTGAGGCTGACGTGCCAATTAAAACTGTTCAGTCTTTACTTGGTCATAGTGATATAACTACTACTATGAATATCTATACTCATGTAACTAAAGAGAAAAAATCTGAAGCTGCAGATAAAATAAATAATTTATTTAGTGTGCAGTAG
- a CDS encoding selenium metabolism-associated LysR family transcriptional regulator, whose translation MDFRQLETFVQVIDSKSFSKAATNLYLTQPTVTSHIQNLEKEVGTALLNRSNKNITYTKAGSILYDYAKEIINLKDTVHFKLGEYKGKIEGNLLVESSTIPKLYILPYLLKDFIEIYPNVTIDMKRNNSKDVIKDILNNNMNFGIVGAKLDNKNLEYIELIEDELVLISSKCLNSKKDQKLNLDDIKGEKLIMRKVGSGSRLLLETALKQVNQNINKFNVVATSESNEAIKKLVELNVGVSFISKLAIKEEIKRGILKSYTINNLNLNRKFYFVYHKKRNLSPLANTFKNFVLDWIKKTKNAD comes from the coding sequence TTGGACTTTAGACAACTAGAGACTTTTGTTCAAGTAATTGATTCTAAGAGTTTTTCTAAGGCAGCAACTAATTTATATTTAACACAACCTACTGTAACAAGTCATATTCAAAATCTAGAAAAAGAAGTAGGAACAGCTTTACTAAATAGGTCAAACAAAAATATAACTTATACTAAAGCTGGAAGTATCCTTTATGATTATGCAAAAGAGATTATTAATTTAAAAGATACTGTTCATTTTAAGCTTGGAGAATATAAAGGTAAAATTGAAGGTAATCTATTAGTAGAATCAAGTACTATCCCTAAATTATATATATTGCCTTACCTTTTAAAAGATTTTATTGAAATATACCCCAATGTTACAATTGATATGAAGCGTAATAATTCAAAAGATGTAATCAAAGATATTTTAAACAACAATATGAATTTTGGAATTGTAGGAGCAAAATTAGATAATAAAAATTTAGAATATATTGAACTAATAGAAGATGAATTAGTTTTAATTTCATCAAAATGTTTAAATTCAAAAAAAGATCAAAAATTAAACTTAGATGATATCAAAGGTGAAAAATTGATTATGAGAAAAGTAGGTTCTGGTTCACGTCTATTATTAGAAACTGCTTTAAAACAAGTAAATCAGAATATAAATAAATTTAATGTTGTTGCAACAAGCGAAAGTAATGAAGCAATAAAAAAACTTGTGGAGCTTAATGTAGGTGTAAGTTTTATTTCTAAACTAGCTATAAAAGAAGAAATTAAAAGGGGTATATTAAAATCTTATACAATTAACAATCTAAATTTAAACAGAAAATTTTATTTTGTATATCATAAAAAACGAAATTTATCTCCTCTTGCAAACACTTTTAAGAACTTCGTATTAGATTGGATTAAAAAAACAAAAAATGCGGACTAA
- a CDS encoding aminopeptidase, whose protein sequence is MSEETKGKKLQKTLTHKWENVWEKIDQNENQQIFEFGDDYKEFLNVSKTERLATDEIIRIAEENGYENLDNLIKNGSKLKPGQKIYANNKGKSVVMYIIGTEDITEGMNIIGSHVDAPRIDLKQFPLYEDSELALLKTHYYGGIKKYQWVSLPLALHGVIVKNNGEKVNISIGEDENDPIFMITDLLPHLAKDQMAKKLSEGITGEGLNIVIGSIPYSEKDLTEKIKLNILSTLNEKYDITEQDFTTAEFQAVPAGKARDLGLDRSLIAAYAHDDRVCAYTSLRAILDIDNPTKTAVALFADKEEIGSVGNTGMNSLFFENITAEVVSLVKDNYNELLLKRTLLNSRVLSADVSAGFDPNYPEVLDKRNAPFIGKGITLVKYTGARGKGGSNDANAEYISDIRRIFNENNIVWQMGELGKVDQGGGGTIAYMLSKYGMEVVDCGVPVLSMHAPYEVVSKADVYMTYKGYYAFYKA, encoded by the coding sequence ATGTCAGAAGAAACAAAGGGAAAAAAGCTACAGAAAACTTTAACTCATAAGTGGGAAAATGTATGGGAAAAAATTGACCAAAATGAAAATCAACAGATATTTGAATTTGGAGATGATTATAAAGAATTTTTAAATGTATCTAAGACAGAAAGATTGGCAACAGATGAAATTATAAGAATAGCTGAAGAAAATGGATATGAAAATTTAGATAATCTTATAAAAAATGGCTCAAAATTAAAACCTGGTCAAAAAATTTATGCTAACAATAAAGGTAAATCAGTAGTTATGTATATTATAGGAACTGAAGATATTACAGAAGGTATGAATATTATCGGTTCTCATGTGGATGCACCAAGAATAGACTTAAAACAATTTCCATTATACGAAGATTCAGAACTAGCATTACTTAAAACTCATTATTATGGAGGGATAAAAAAATATCAATGGGTATCATTACCTCTTGCTCTTCATGGTGTTATAGTAAAAAATAATGGAGAAAAAGTAAATATTTCTATAGGTGAAGATGAGAATGATCCAATATTCATGATAACAGATTTATTACCACATTTAGCTAAAGATCAAATGGCTAAAAAGTTAAGTGAAGGTATAACTGGTGAAGGCCTTAATATAGTTATAGGAAGTATTCCATATAGTGAAAAAGATTTAACTGAAAAAATCAAATTAAATATTTTAAGTACATTAAATGAAAAATATGATATTACAGAACAAGACTTTACAACAGCAGAATTTCAAGCTGTTCCTGCTGGTAAGGCTAGAGATTTAGGTTTAGACAGAAGCCTTATAGCCGCTTATGCTCATGATGATAGAGTTTGTGCATATACATCTCTTCGTGCTATTTTAGATATAGATAATCCTACTAAAACTGCAGTTGCATTATTTGCAGATAAGGAAGAGATAGGTAGTGTAGGAAATACTGGTATGAATTCTTTATTTTTTGAAAATATAACAGCAGAAGTAGTATCTTTAGTAAAAGATAACTATAATGAATTATTATTAAAAAGAACATTACTTAATTCTAGAGTATTATCTGCTGATGTATCAGCAGGATTTGATCCCAATTATCCAGAAGTATTAGATAAAAGAAATGCACCTTTTATTGGCAAAGGTATAACTCTTGTAAAGTATACTGGTGCTCGTGGCAAAGGTGGAAGTAATGATGCTAATGCAGAATACATTTCTGATATAAGAAGAATATTTAATGAAAATAATATTGTGTGGCAAATGGGTGAATTAGGAAAAGTAGATCAAGGTGGTGGAGGCACCATAGCATATATGTTATCAAAATATGGTATGGAGGTAGTAGATTGCGGTGTTCCAGTACTAAGTATGCATGCTCCTTATGAAGTAGTAAGTAAGGCAGATGTATATATGACATATAAAGGATATTATGCTTTTTATAAAGCGTAA
- a CDS encoding response regulator, giving the protein MSKISLMIADDHSLMRQGLKKILELDNEFVVISEASNGREAINKGIEKCPDVILLDINMPKINGIEALRRLKESGIKSKIIILTIHDDREYLEQTIKIGADGYVLKDADSDTLMDAIRDVNNGKTYIQQSLTTLLVKGYKDENEYQQKLKRDSLTKREYDVITLIAEGLNNKEIGERLCISEKTVKNHVSNIFKKIDVTDRIQAAIFAFKNNIKKI; this is encoded by the coding sequence ATGAGTAAGATTTCACTAATGATAGCAGATGACCATTCATTAATGAGGCAAGGATTAAAGAAAATATTAGAGTTAGATAATGAATTTGTAGTTATTTCTGAAGCGTCTAACGGTAGGGAAGCAATAAACAAAGGTATAGAAAAATGTCCTGATGTGATATTATTAGATATTAATATGCCAAAAATAAATGGGATAGAAGCATTAAGACGTTTAAAGGAATCTGGTATAAAATCTAAAATAATAATTTTAACTATACATGATGATAGAGAGTACTTGGAACAAACTATAAAAATTGGGGCAGATGGATATGTATTGAAAGATGCTGATTCAGATACATTGATGGATGCAATAAGGGATGTAAATAATGGTAAAACTTATATCCAACAAAGCTTAACAACATTACTTGTTAAGGGATATAAAGATGAAAATGAATATCAACAAAAGTTAAAAAGAGATTCACTAACTAAAAGAGAATATGATGTGATAACACTTATTGCAGAAGGGTTAAATAACAAAGAAATAGGCGAAAGATTATGTATAAGTGAAAAAACAGTTAAAAATCATGTTTCTAATATATTTAAAAAAATTGATGTAACTGATAGAATTCAAGCTGCTATTTTTGCATTTAAAAATAACATAAAAAAAATATAA
- a CDS encoding histidine kinase encodes MIVLDDILTGKKISQVLDRTIDSIEAGKREIFEISETIRDECQKLNNEIKELKEKIKDKIKEINKIEIEEMKSRNKLAEVSKNFITYSEKDIKNSYEIANNYRIKLMITRKEEKDLIHQRNSLEMKLKTNYNNLKRAEKVTAQIGVALKYLNENANKVSKTVDNLNKKQLLGIKIIKAQEEERQRVARDVHDGPAQMLANLILKTEITEKMINIDNEKAVEELRDLKSIVRTSLKDVRKIIYDLRPMSLDDLGLIPTIKRYSEFFYEETQIEVNIKVLAMEEELDVYRNLTIFRIVQEALNNVKKHSEATQVLILIESNTKSFNLVIKDNGKGFDLDKVDTTSNDINCGYGIMGIKERAILLDAILDIKSEKDKGTKITLTIPMNREGESYE; translated from the coding sequence GTGATTGTACTGGATGATATACTAACAGGTAAAAAAATAAGTCAAGTACTTGACAGAACAATAGATTCAATAGAAGCTGGAAAGAGAGAAATTTTTGAAATATCTGAAACTATAAGAGATGAATGTCAAAAACTTAACAATGAGATAAAGGAATTAAAGGAAAAAATAAAAGATAAAATAAAAGAAATTAATAAAATAGAGATAGAAGAAATGAAGAGTAGAAATAAACTTGCTGAGGTAAGTAAAAATTTTATAACTTATAGTGAAAAAGATATAAAAAATTCATATGAAATTGCAAATAATTATAGAATCAAACTTATGATAACAAGAAAAGAAGAAAAGGATTTAATTCACCAGAGAAATAGTTTAGAAATGAAATTAAAAACAAATTATAATAATTTAAAAAGAGCTGAAAAGGTAACAGCTCAAATAGGTGTTGCCTTAAAATATTTAAATGAAAATGCTAATAAAGTGTCAAAAACAGTTGATAATTTAAATAAAAAACAATTATTGGGGATTAAAATAATAAAAGCTCAAGAGGAAGAAAGACAGAGAGTTGCAAGGGATGTCCATGATGGCCCAGCTCAAATGCTTGCAAATTTAATTTTGAAAACAGAAATAACTGAAAAAATGATAAATATTGATAATGAAAAAGCTGTAGAAGAATTAAGAGATTTAAAATCTATTGTAAGAACAAGTTTAAAAGATGTAAGAAAAATTATCTATGATTTAAGACCTATGAGTTTGGATGATTTGGGACTAATACCAACAATAAAGAGATATTCTGAATTTTTTTATGAAGAAACACAAATTGAAGTAAATATAAAGGTATTAGCAATGGAGGAAGAATTGGATGTATATAGAAATCTTACAATTTTTAGAATAGTTCAAGAAGCTTTAAATAATGTTAAAAAACACTCTGAAGCTACTCAAGTTCTAATTTTGATAGAATCTAATACAAAGAGTTTTAATTTAGTAATAAAAGATAACGGTAAAGGTTTTGATTTAGATAAGGTTGATACTACAAGTAATGATATAAATTGTGGTTATGGAATTATGGGAATAAAAGAAAGAGCAATATTATTAGATGCTATTTTAGATATAAAATCAGAAAAAGACAAAGGAACTAAAATAACACTTACAATACCAATGAATAGAGAGGGGGAGTCTTATGAGTAA
- a CDS encoding chemotaxis protein CheW: protein MVAEKQFVVFKLDGEEYGINIINVKEIGIYKEPVKIPNSPEFIEGIINYRGEVIPIVNLKKRFNLNDLIISNNTRVIIININDKQVGFVVDEASQTIRIDEEHIENTPEMVTRIDSEYITGVGKVEDRLILIIDLEKVLTDSEKQKIESLEVD, encoded by the coding sequence ATGGTGGCAGAAAAACAGTTTGTAGTATTTAAATTAGATGGAGAGGAATATGGAATAAATATAATAAATGTAAAAGAAATTGGTATATATAAAGAACCTGTAAAAATACCAAATTCTCCAGAATTTATAGAAGGCATAATTAACTATAGGGGGGAAGTTATTCCAATAGTTAATTTGAAAAAAAGGTTTAATTTAAATGATTTAATAATAAGTAATAATACACGTGTAATAATTATAAATATAAATGATAAACAAGTAGGATTTGTGGTAGATGAAGCATCACAAACAATAAGGATAGATGAAGAACATATTGAAAATACACCTGAAATGGTAACTAGAATAGATTCAGAATATATAACAGGTGTAGGAAAAGTTGAAGATAGATTAATTTTAATAATTGATTTAGAAAAAGTATTAACTGATAGTGAGAAACAAAAAATAGAAAGTCTTGAGGTTGACTAA
- a CDS encoding DUF896 domain-containing protein, producing the protein MLSKEKISRINELAKKSKIGNLSDDEKKEQKKLREEYLKSFRKNFKNQLDSIEIVD; encoded by the coding sequence ATGTTATCAAAAGAAAAAATTTCAAGAATAAATGAATTAGCAAAAAAATCAAAGATAGGTAATCTTTCTGATGATGAAAAAAAGGAACAGAAAAAACTAAGAGAAGAATATTTGAAATCTTTTAGAAAAAACTTTAAAAATCAGTTAGATTCTATAGAAATAGTAGACTAA
- a CDS encoding LacI family DNA-binding transcriptional regulator → MAVTIKDVAKLSGVSISTVSRVINDSKPVSPEVKRKVLEVIEEIGYKPNEIARTLVTKKSYLIGVIVTDLADSYVADMVRGIEEIGKMYNYDILLCSSYGDKEAELKYIQLLNRKQVEGMILISSTLDDEVDKKVSEYDIPFVYLSRYSKSEKYPTVSIDYHFAAYEMTKYLISLGHEKIGYVGYLEDENSTQYEKINGYKRAMNEMELDSSHIFKTKGLNIREGYSALNNSLTENGVTALLCSSDKIAIGALNYCYDNNIKTPEDISIVGFGDIQIASLIRPKLTTVKEPFYDIGAVAIRKIIKELSKEPSEEKHIKLPYQIQKRDSSRKL, encoded by the coding sequence TTGGCAGTAACAATTAAAGATGTAGCAAAATTATCAGGAGTATCAATATCAACGGTTTCAAGAGTCATAAATGATTCAAAACCTGTAAGTCCAGAAGTTAAACGAAAGGTATTAGAGGTAATAGAAGAGATTGGTTATAAGCCTAATGAAATAGCAAGAACATTAGTTACTAAGAAATCTTATTTGATAGGAGTTATAGTTACAGATTTAGCAGATTCATACGTTGCAGATATGGTAAGAGGAATTGAAGAAATAGGAAAAATGTATAATTATGATATTTTACTTTGTAGCAGCTATGGAGATAAAGAAGCTGAGCTTAAATATATTCAACTGCTAAACAGAAAACAAGTAGAGGGAATGATATTAATATCTTCTACACTTGATGACGAAGTTGATAAAAAAGTTAGTGAATATGATATACCATTTGTATATTTAAGTAGATACTCTAAGTCTGAGAAGTATCCAACTGTAAGTATTGATTATCATTTTGCTGCTTATGAAATGACAAAATATCTTATAAGTTTAGGACATGAAAAAATTGGATATGTAGGGTATTTAGAAGATGAAAATTCAACACAATATGAAAAAATAAATGGCTATAAAAGGGCAATGAATGAAATGGAGTTAGATTCTTCACATATATTTAAAACAAAAGGACTAAATATACGAGAAGGATATAGCGCATTAAATAATTCATTGACTGAAAATGGAGTTACAGCACTTCTTTGTAGTAGTGATAAAATAGCTATAGGAGCATTAAATTATTGTTATGATAATAATATTAAAACTCCTGAAGATATATCAATTGTAGGATTTGGTGACATACAAATAGCTTCTTTAATAAGACCAAAACTTACAACTGTGAAAGAGCCTTTTTATGATATAGGTGCAGTTGCTATAAGAAAAATAATTAAAGAATTATCTAAGGAACCTAGTGAAGAAAAACATATTAAATTGCCATATCAAATACAAAAAAGAGATAGTTCAAGAAAACTATAG